One window of Medicago truncatula cultivar Jemalong A17 chromosome 2, MtrunA17r5.0-ANR, whole genome shotgun sequence genomic DNA carries:
- the LOC25487920 gene encoding jacalin-related lectin 19 isoform X2 has product MSKSMSTKTRSAEQDVEGTRKKKSVIVGPWGGNGGTSWDDGTFTADKHGGVGGNKTAEIKLQYPNEYLISVSGHYYPVVRGGTPVIRSLTFKSNQRTFGPYGVEEGTPFTFSIDGGQVVGFKGRGDWYLDSIAFTLSSAPTKSLLQKVQRGLYRLTSIAPKSSSTRAA; this is encoded by the exons ATG AGTAAAAGCATGTCTACCAAGACAAGAAGTGCTGAGCAGGATGTG GAAGGaacaaggaagaagaagagtgtAATAGTTGGACCATGGGGAGGTAATGGTGGGACTAGTTGGGATGATGGAACCTTTACAG CTGATAAACATGGAGGAGTTGGAGGCAACAAAACAGCTGAG ATTAAGCTACAATACCCAAATGAGTATCTAATAAGTGTGAGTGGCCACTATTATCCGGTTGTTCGTGGTGGCACCCCGGTTATTCGGTCATTGACATTCAAGAGCAACCAGAGAACCTTTGGACCATATGGAGTTGAAGAAGGGACACCATTCACTTTCTCAATAGATGGAGGCCAGGTTGTGGGTTTTAAGGGACGAGGTGATTGGTATTTGGACTCAATTGCCTTCACTTTGTCAAGTGCACCCACAAAATCTCTGCTTCAGAAGGTGCAGAGAGGCTTGTATAGGCTCACAAGCATTGCTCCAAAATCTTCTTCCACTAGGGCTGCTTAG
- the LOC11433440 gene encoding putative F-box/LRR-repeat protein At4g13960 isoform X2: MVSSDEALQASAGEKRKLEMEDSANSVVENVEQMIQIVESVDRISQLPDHVIYHILSFLRNTRDAIRTKCLSKRWRTLWFSYAALIFYEQKFAAGIGPEDGSNKENLFRQHVADSLHTYLANNLQIQKLLLHMMSFDLTDAPLVDSWLTSAVSQDIQEIDLQIGFKDINRYTLPEVVLSSETLTGLRLSGCILRRCGNIMLPRLQKLYLRKVHLDAKISLSTATESRDVGLGNQLWFMMRPFISLFFPVEGFKMIMHSSKHIIIHEDLSSIKCPPLHDLTFEIIKSSACVEDILYGLLRTLHPESVSIISSSGNKFHESVYEMIKIKDDDPVCCIYNISKNKCWRHFLKDVKSESWQEMLDVVEASEGGIGTLYFWLQLSYSSTSLRQMTNLRLSWNAHEVELET, encoded by the exons ATGGTCTCTAGTGACGAGGCTCTACAAGCATCTGCTGGAGAGAAAAGGAAACTTGAGATGGAGGATAGTGCTAACTCGGTTGTGGAGAATGTGGAGCAAATGATACAGATTGTTGAATCGGTGGATCGTATATCGCAGTTGCCTGATCATGTCATCTATCACATTCTTTCCTTCCTTCGAAATACGAGGGATGCAATCCGGACCAAATGTCTTTCCAAGAGATGGAGAACGCTGTGGTTTTCCTATGCGGCGTTGATTTTTTATGAACAGAAGTTTGCTGCAGGAATTGGACCTGAAGATGGAAGTAATAAGGAAAATTTGTTTAGACAACATGTAGCTGACTCTTTGCATACATACCTTGCAAACAATTTGCAGATACAGAAATTGTTGCTACATATGATGTCCTTTGACTTAACAGATGCTCCACTTGTGGATAGCTGGCTAACTTCTGCTGTCTCACAAGACATCCAAGAAATAGATCTCCAGATTGGCTTCAAGGATATCAATCGCTATACTCTACCAGAAGTTGTCTTGTCATCTGAAACTTTGACCGGACTAAGGTTAAGTGGTTGCATACTGAGGAGGTGCGGTAACATAATGCTTCCTCGTCTGCAGAAACTTTATCTGCGGAAAGTTCACCTAG ATGCTAAAATTTCTCTTTCAACTGCAACTGAAAGTAGAGACGTTGGACTCGGTAACCAACTGTGGTTTATGATGAGACCTTTTATATCGCTGTTCTTTCCTGTTGAAggatttaaaatgattatgcatTCTAGTAAG CATATTATTATTCATGAAGATTTGAGCAGCATCAAATGCCCTCCTTTGCATGACCTGACCTTTGAGATTATCAAATCATCAGCATGTGTGGAGGATATTTTGTATGGTTTGTTGCGGACATTGCACCCAGAATCTGTATCTATAATTTCATCTTCAGGCAACAAATTCCATGAG TCGGTGTATGAAATGATTAAGATCAAAGATGATGATCCAGTTTGTTGCATTTAtaacatttcaaaaaataaatgctgGCGGCATTTCTTGAAGGATGTCAAGTCTGAGAGCTGGCAAGAAATGCTTGATGTCGTGGAGGCCTCTGAAGGTGGTATCGGTACATTGTATTTTTGGTTGCAGCTGTCATATTCTTCGACATCGCTGCGTCAGATGACTAATCTTAGATTATCTTGGAATGCTCATGAAGTTGAATTGGAGACATGA
- the LOC11423279 gene encoding putative FBD-associated F-box protein At5g56560, whose translation MVSSVEPQHVSLGKKRKLKIKDNTNSVVEGTGKKRKLKMKDNTNSVVEGDGPKEIQMAEDAGQMVQSVESVDRISELPNHVIHHILSFLRNVKDAIRTRSLSKRWRTMWFSFAALMFYEQKFVAGIGPEDGSNKENLFRQHVADSLHTYLANNAQIHKFLLHMTSFDLTDAPLVDSWLTSAVSQDIKEIDLQVGFKDSKLYTLPEVVLSSETLTGLRLSGCILQSFSNIMLPRLQKLYLRKIHLSELILLSLISRCPSIEDLRLIQCSGLKFLCILHPSLSRVDIHNCNQLKKVDIIAPNLDTFWFCGKKSTPCKVGLQGCNDSLKNLTIEHPLVSRDFCKNQFSRFSLLEKLDLCIFDKTKSFTIFNRSLQRIALKGGKKLTYAQIHAPKLVSFELKGENMSYFDFTAPLRLTDAKISLASITESKDVEVLDGNKLWFKMVPFIERFGPEGYKLIMHSNKHIIIHEDWSSILYPPLRDLTFEIIKSSACVEDILYGILRTTHPESVSIISSYDSKFHESVYEMIKIKDEDPVCCSYNTSTNKCWRHFLKGVKFESWKEMLDVMGASEDESANRLYLWLQSSYTPTSRHQMTNLRLSWNSHEPDVET comes from the exons ATGGTCTCTAGTGTTGAACCTCAACACGTGTCTCTGGGAAAGAAAAGGAAACTTAAGATCAAAGATAACACTAACTCCGTTGTGGAGGGTACGGGAAAGAAAAGGAAACTTAAGATGAAAGATAACACTAACTCCGTTGTAGAGGGTGATGGGCCAAAAGAAATTCAAATGGCAGAGGATGCGGGGCAAATGGTACAGAGTGTTGAATCGGTGGATCGTATCTCAGAGTTGCCTAATCATGTCATCCATCACATTCTTTCCTTCCTTCGAAATGTGAAGGATGCAATTCGAACCAGAAGTCTTTCCAAGAGATGGAGAACGATGTGGTTTTCGTTTGCGGCGTTGATGTTTTATGAACAAAAGTTTGTTGCAGGAATTGGACCTGAAGATGGAAGCAATAAGGAAAATTTGTTTAGGCAACATGTAGCTGACTCTCTGCATACATACCTTGCAAACAATGCACAGATACATAAATTTTTGCTGCATATGACATCCTTTGACTTAACGGATGCTCCACTTGTGGATAGCTGGCTAACTTCTGCCGTCTCACAGGACATTAAAGAAATAGATCTCCAGGTTGGCTTCAAGGATAGCAAGCTCTACACTCTACCAGAAGTTGTCCTGTCATCCGAAACTTTAACCGGACTAAGGTTAAGTGGTTGCATACTGCAAAGTTTCAGTAATATAATGCTGCCTCGACTGCAGAAACTTTATCTACGGAAAATTCACCTTAGTGAGCTAATTCTTCTAAGTCTGATCTCACGCTGCCCTTCAATTGAGGATTTAAGACTTATACAGTGCTCAGGTTTGAAATTCTTGTGTATTTTGCATCCTAGTCTCAGTAGGGTTGACATCCACAACTGCAATCAACTGAAGAAGGTTGATATCATTGCTCCTAATCTTGACACATTTTGGTTCTGTGGCAAGAAATCAACACCTTGCAAAGTAGGTTTACAGGGATGCAACGACTCTCTGAAAAATTTAACAATAGAGCATCCACTAGTGAGCCGTGACTTTTGTAAAAATCAGTTCAGTAGATTTTCCTTACTTGAAAAATTGGATCTATGTATTTTTGATAAGACGAAatcttttacaatttttaacCGAAGTCTTCAGAGAATTGCTTTAAAAGGAGGCAAGAAATTGACTTATGCTCAAATACATGCTCCTAAACTTGTTTCATTTGAGTTGAAGGGTGAAAATATGTCGTACTTTGACTTTACTGCCCCTTTGCGCCTCACAGATGCTAAAATTTCCCTTGCATCTATAACTGAAAGTAAAGATGTTGAAGTTTTAGACGGTAACAAACTGTGGTTTAAGATGGTACCGTTTATAGAGAGGTTCGGTCCTGAAGGATATAAATTGATTATGCATTCCAATAAG CATATTATTATTCATGAAGATTGGAGCAGCATATTATACCCACCTTTGCGTGACCTGACCTTTGAGATTATCAAATCATCAGCATGTGTGGAGGATATTTTATATGGAATATTGCGGACAACGCACCCAGAATCTGTATCTATAATTTCTTCCTATGACAGTAAATTTCATGAG TCTGTGTATGAAATGATTAAGATCAAAGATGAGGATCCAGTTTGCTGTAGCTATAACACTTCAACAAATAAATGCTGGCGGCATTTCTTGAAGGGTGTTAAGTTTGAGAGCTGGAAAGAAATGCTTGATGTCATGGGTGCCTCTGAAGATGAAAGTGCTAATAGATTGTATCTTTGGTTGCAATCGTCATATACTCCGACATCGCGGCATCAAATGACTAATCTTAGATTATCCTGGAATTCTCATGAACCTGATGTGGAGACATGA
- the LOC11432947 gene encoding protein CHUP1, chloroplastic produces the protein MMMKKEEKGMKPILVNFGLALALSFAGFICSRLRITRVSPTGRSLGHESEVNLGGDIGATFSTSNTVSEEETCTRGSRNKNSLIAPFSCSEQNGDRDEFLLPEFDELVKEVEFEVEAPRLKVGSSREYAVPDKNDYEQEIIQLRNMVRLLQDKEQNLEVQLLEYCGLREQETVVMELQNRLKISNMEVKMFNLKTKNLQSENRKLKEQVADQEKVLAELDAEKAKIELLNNEIRREAEQNKEKIVSLKQRVAKLQEQEYKGSACDQDIKIKLQKLNAVESEVEELRKSNLKLQIENYDLARRLDSTQIVANDANRESECLRKENEGLMKQIEQLHSDRCSDLEELVYMRWINACLRYELRNYQPPPNKTVAKDLSKSLSPTSEKKAKQLILEYADTNGAGSIVNFDFDQWSSSQASSITDSGEYDDFSSVDNSSASRTNTTSQNKFFSKLRRMIQGKDSHRRRHHHSQVSSRYQEDSNSPWPSTSTGIDGRISFDRRYSSLSGEGSFSGFLDVEKSDLEKYAEALKDSSVKVRYQRRERSASYS, from the exons atgatgatgaagaaggaaGAGAAGGGTATGAAGCCAATTTTAGTGAACTTTGGTTTGGCTTTGGCTCTTTCTTTTGCTGGATTTATCTGCTCGCGCCTCCGAATCACAAGAGTCAGTCCCACGGGTCGTTCTTTGG GTCATGAAAGTGAAGTTAATTTAGGAGGAGATATTGGAGCAACATTCAGTACTTCCAACACTGTTTCAGAG GAAGAAACATGCACCCGCGGATCGAGGAATAAAAATTCTCTGATTGCTCCTTTCAGTTGCAGTGAACAAAATGGAGATAGAGATGAGTTTCTTCTACCTGAATTTGATGAGCTCGTTAAGGAGGTAGAGTTCGAAGTGGAGGCACCGAGGTTAAAAGTAGGGTCTTCTAGAGAATATGCAGTTCCTGATAAGAATGACTACGAACAAGAGATAATTCAACTTAGGAACATGGTTAGATTGCTTCAAGACAAGGAACAAAATCTCGAGGTTCAGTTGCTTGAGTACTGTGGTCTTAGGGAGCAAGAAACAGTTGTCATGGAGCTCCAAAATAGATTGAAGATAAGTAATATGGAGGTAAAGATGTTCAATCTTAAGACTAAAAACTTACAGTCTGAGAATCGGAAATTAAAAGAACAGGTTGCCGATCAGGAAAAGGTGCTGGCTGAGCTTGACGCAGAAAAAGCAAAAATTGAACTACTCAATAATGAAATTAGGCGTGAAGCCGAACAAAATAAGGAAAAGATAGTTTCTCTTAAACAAAGAGTAGCCAAGTTGCAAGAACAAGAATACAAAGGTTCTGCTTGCGATCAAGATATTAAAATAAAGCTGCAAAAGCTAAATGCTGTTGAGTCTGAAGTAGAAGAGTTGAGGAAATCTAATTTAAAATTGCAGATAGAGAATTATGACTTAGCTCGAAGATTGGACTCTACACAGATCGTTGCTAATGATGCAAACCGAGAAAGTGAGTGTCTTAGAAAAGAAAACGAGGGCTTGATGAAGCAAATTGAGCAACTACATTCTGACCGATGTTCGGATCTTGAAGAATTAGTTTACATGCGGTGGATAAATGCTTGTTTAAGATATGAGTTGCGTAATTATCAGCCACCACCCAATAAAACAGTTGCAAAGGATTTGAGTAAAAGCTTAAGCCCCACTTCTGAGAAGAAAGCCAAACAGCTTATACTTGAATATGCTGATACTAATGGAGCCGGGAGTattgtaaattttgattttgatcaatGGTCATCCTCACAAGCTTCTTCTATTACTGACTCTGGAGAGTATGATGATTTTTCTTCTGTTGATAATTCATCTGCTTCCAGAACTAACACCACAAGTCAGAATAAGTTTTTTAGTAAGCTTAGGAGAATGATACAAGGAAAGGATAGCCATCGTCGTCGTCATCATCATAGTCAGGTTTCATCTAGATATCAAGAAGATAGCAATTCTCCATGGCCGAGCACATCAACCGGAATTGACGGTAGAATTTCCTTTGATAGGAGATATTCAAGTTTAAGTGGAGAAGGTTCCTTCTCAGGTTTTTTAGACGTAGAGAAATCCGATTTGGAGAAATATGCAGAAGCTCTAAAAGACTCTAGTGTGAAGGTTAGATATCAAAGACGCGAAAGATCAGCTTCATATAGTTAG
- the LOC25487920 gene encoding jacalin-related lectin 19 isoform X1 yields the protein MSKSMSTKTRSAEQDVEGTRKKKSVIVGPWGGNGGTSWDDGTFTGIREITLVYDRCIDSIRVVYDKNGKPFTADKHGGVGGNKTAEIKLQYPNEYLISVSGHYYPVVRGGTPVIRSLTFKSNQRTFGPYGVEEGTPFTFSIDGGQVVGFKGRGDWYLDSIAFTLSSAPTKSLLQKVQRGLYRLTSIAPKSSSTRAA from the exons ATG AGTAAAAGCATGTCTACCAAGACAAGAAGTGCTGAGCAGGATGTG GAAGGaacaaggaagaagaagagtgtAATAGTTGGACCATGGGGAGGTAATGGTGGGACTAGTTGGGATGATGGAACCTTTACAGGGATAAGAGAAATCACACTAGTTTATGATCGTTGCATTGACTCAATCCGTGTGGTTTATGATAAGAATGGTAAACCTTTCACAGCTGATAAACATGGAGGAGTTGGAGGCAACAAAACAGCTGAG ATTAAGCTACAATACCCAAATGAGTATCTAATAAGTGTGAGTGGCCACTATTATCCGGTTGTTCGTGGTGGCACCCCGGTTATTCGGTCATTGACATTCAAGAGCAACCAGAGAACCTTTGGACCATATGGAGTTGAAGAAGGGACACCATTCACTTTCTCAATAGATGGAGGCCAGGTTGTGGGTTTTAAGGGACGAGGTGATTGGTATTTGGACTCAATTGCCTTCACTTTGTCAAGTGCACCCACAAAATCTCTGCTTCAGAAGGTGCAGAGAGGCTTGTATAGGCTCACAAGCATTGCTCCAAAATCTTCTTCCACTAGGGCTGCTTAG
- the LOC11433442 gene encoding GDSL esterase/lipase APG, whose amino-acid sequence MKMNSREAFFVVFAFVFLGWGNAQDDTVVPAIVTFGDSAVDVGNNDYLFTLFKANYPPYGRDFVSHKPTGRFCNGKLATDITAETLGFKSYAPAYLSPQATGKNLLIGANFASAASGYDEKAAILNHAIPLSQQLKYYKEYQSKLSKIAGSKKAASIIKGALYLLSGGSSDFIQNYYVNPLINKVVTPDQYSAYLVDTYSSFVKDLYKLGARKIGVTSLPPLGCLPATRTLFGFHEKGCVTRINNDAQGFNKKINSATVKLQKQLPGLKIVVFNIYKPLYELVQSPSKFGFAEARKGCCGTGIVETTSLLCNQKSLGTCSNATQYVFWDSVHPSEAANQILADALIVQGISLIG is encoded by the exons atgaagatgaataGTAGAGAAgcattttttgttgtgtttgcaTTTGTATTTTTGGGATGGGGGAATGCACAAGATGATACTGTTGTTCCGGCAATCGTGACGTTTGGTGACTCTGCTGTGGATGTGGGGAACAATGACTATCTTTTCACTCTTTTCAAAGCTAACTATCCTCCTTATGGAAGAGACTTTGTTAGCCATAAACCCACTGGGAGGTTTTGCAATGGCAAATTAGCTACTGATATTACTG CTGAAACATTGGGTTTTAAGAGTTATGCACCAGCATACCTTAGTCCTCAAGCAACAGGAAAAAACCTTCTTATTGGAGCAAATTTTGCTTCAGCTGCATCTGGTTATGATGAAAAGGCTGCTATCTTGAAT CACGCAATTCCATTGTCGCAACAGTTAAAATATTACAAGGAATACCAAAGTAAGCTTTCCAAGATAGCTGGAAGTAAAAAGGCAGCTTCAATTATTAAAGGTGCATTGTACCTACTGAGTGGTGGAAGTAGTGACTTTATCCAAAACTATTATGTCAATCCTTTAATCAACAAAGTTGTCACTCCTGATCAATATTCTGCATACCTTGTGGATACATACTCAAGTTTTGTTAAG GACTTGTATAAATTGGGAGCTAGAAAAATTGGAGTGACTTCACTACCACCATTAGGGTGTCTACCTGCTACAAGGACTTTATTTGGATTCCATGAGAAAGGCTGTGTCACCAGAATCAACAATGATGCACAAGGATTTAACAAGAAAATCAACTCGGCCACCGTGAAACTCCAAAAGCAACTTCCTGGTCTTAAGATTGTTGTCTTTAATATTTACAAACCTCTCTATGAACTTGTTCAATCCCCTTCAAAATTTG GTTTTGCGGAGGCAAGGAAAGGCTGTTGTGGAACTGGGATTGTGGAGACGACATCCTTATTGTGCAATCAAAAGTCACTAGGAACTTGTTCTAATGCAACTCAGTATGTGTTTTGGGACAGTGTCCATCCTTCAGAAGCTGCTAACCAAATTCTGGCCGATGCATTGATTGTACAAGGCATAAGCCTTATCGGTTAA
- the LOC11433440 gene encoding putative F-box/LRR-repeat protein At3g18150 isoform X1, with translation MVSSDEALQASAGEKRKLEMEDSANSVVENVEQMIQIVESVDRISQLPDHVIYHILSFLRNTRDAIRTKCLSKRWRTLWFSYAALIFYEQKFAAGIGPEDGSNKENLFRQHVADSLHTYLANNLQIQKLLLHMMSFDLTDAPLVDSWLTSAVSQDIQEIDLQIGFKDINRYTLPEVVLSSETLTGLRLSGCILRRCGNIMLPRLQKLYLRKVHLGEQIVTNLISCCPSIEDLRFVQCSGLKFLYIHCDSLSRLEIHNCNQLKTAYIFAPNLDTFWFCGKKSTPCKVNLEDCASLKKLTLEHPRVSRDFCENQFNKFPLLEKLDLCIADKMKSITIFNRCLQRIVLKGCKKLTYVQIYAPKLVSFELKGETMPYFDFVTPFLLTDAKISLSTATESRDVGLGNQLWFMMRPFISLFFPVEGFKMIMHSSKHIIIHEDLSSIKCPPLHDLTFEIIKSSACVEDILYGLLRTLHPESVSIISSSGNKFHESVYEMIKIKDDDPVCCIYNISKNKCWRHFLKDVKSESWQEMLDVVEASEGGIGTLYFWLQLSYSSTSLRQMTNLRLSWNAHEVELET, from the exons ATGGTCTCTAGTGACGAGGCTCTACAAGCATCTGCTGGAGAGAAAAGGAAACTTGAGATGGAGGATAGTGCTAACTCGGTTGTGGAGAATGTGGAGCAAATGATACAGATTGTTGAATCGGTGGATCGTATATCGCAGTTGCCTGATCATGTCATCTATCACATTCTTTCCTTCCTTCGAAATACGAGGGATGCAATCCGGACCAAATGTCTTTCCAAGAGATGGAGAACGCTGTGGTTTTCCTATGCGGCGTTGATTTTTTATGAACAGAAGTTTGCTGCAGGAATTGGACCTGAAGATGGAAGTAATAAGGAAAATTTGTTTAGACAACATGTAGCTGACTCTTTGCATACATACCTTGCAAACAATTTGCAGATACAGAAATTGTTGCTACATATGATGTCCTTTGACTTAACAGATGCTCCACTTGTGGATAGCTGGCTAACTTCTGCTGTCTCACAAGACATCCAAGAAATAGATCTCCAGATTGGCTTCAAGGATATCAATCGCTATACTCTACCAGAAGTTGTCTTGTCATCTGAAACTTTGACCGGACTAAGGTTAAGTGGTTGCATACTGAGGAGGTGCGGTAACATAATGCTTCCTCGTCTGCAGAAACTTTATCTGCGGAAAGTTCACCTAGGTGAGCAAATTGTTACAAATCTTATCTCCTGCTGCCCTTCGATTGAGGATTTAAGATTCGTACAGTGCTCAGGTTTGAAATTcctatatattcattgtgatagTCTCAGTAGGCTTGAGATCCACAACTGCAATCAACTGAAGACGGCTTATATCTTTGCTCCTAATCTTGACACATTTTGGTTTTGTGGCAAGAAATCAACACCTTGCAAAGTTAATTTGGAGGACTGTGCCTCTCTGAAAAAGTTGACATTAGAGCATCCACGAGTGAGCCGTGACTTTTGTGAAAACCAGTTCAACAAATTTCCCTTACTTGAAAAACTCGATCTATGCATTGCTGATAAGATGAAATCTATTACAATTTTTAACCGCTGTCTTCAGAGAATTGTTTTAAAAGGATGCAAGAAATTGACTTATGTTCAAATATATGCTCCTAAACTTGTTTCGTTTGAGTTGAAGGGTGAAACCATGCCGTACTTTGACTTTGTCACCCCTTTCCTCCTCACAGATGCTAAAATTTCTCTTTCAACTGCAACTGAAAGTAGAGACGTTGGACTCGGTAACCAACTGTGGTTTATGATGAGACCTTTTATATCGCTGTTCTTTCCTGTTGAAggatttaaaatgattatgcatTCTAGTAAG CATATTATTATTCATGAAGATTTGAGCAGCATCAAATGCCCTCCTTTGCATGACCTGACCTTTGAGATTATCAAATCATCAGCATGTGTGGAGGATATTTTGTATGGTTTGTTGCGGACATTGCACCCAGAATCTGTATCTATAATTTCATCTTCAGGCAACAAATTCCATGAG TCGGTGTATGAAATGATTAAGATCAAAGATGATGATCCAGTTTGTTGCATTTAtaacatttcaaaaaataaatgctgGCGGCATTTCTTGAAGGATGTCAAGTCTGAGAGCTGGCAAGAAATGCTTGATGTCGTGGAGGCCTCTGAAGGTGGTATCGGTACATTGTATTTTTGGTTGCAGCTGTCATATTCTTCGACATCGCTGCGTCAGATGACTAATCTTAGATTATCTTGGAATGCTCATGAAGTTGAATTGGAGACATGA